One region of Streptococcus parasanguinis genomic DNA includes:
- a CDS encoding YlxQ-related RNA-binding protein yields the protein MNKQKISNLLGLAQRAGKLISGEELVIKAIQEEKAKLVFLANDAASNLTKKVTDKGHYYEVQVSTVFSTLELSTAIGRSRKVVAVVDAGFSKKMRSLME from the coding sequence TTGAATAAGCAAAAGATAAGTAATTTGTTGGGTTTGGCGCAAAGAGCAGGAAAACTCATTTCTGGAGAAGAACTCGTGATCAAAGCAATCCAGGAAGAAAAAGCAAAATTAGTTTTTCTGGCAAATGATGCAGCTAGTAACCTGACAAAAAAGGTGACAGATAAGGGTCACTATTATGAGGTTCAAGTATCTACCGTGTTTTCAACACTAGAATTAAGCACTGCAATTGGACGTTCTCGTAAGGTCGTCGCTGTTGTAGATGCTGGATTTTCAAAGAAAATGAGGTCTCTTATGGAATAG
- the nagA gene encoding N-acetylglucosamine-6-phosphate deacetylase has product MSTYIKADQFYYPHGVRRGGYLELVDGKFGKHVESLSEGADVLDYSGYSIAPGLVDTHIHGFGGVDVMDNNIEGTLHTMSEGLLSTGVTSFLPTTLTSSYEQLLAVTENIGARYKEATGAKIRGIYFEGPYFTEKYKGAQNPSYMKDPSMEEFRAWQKAANGLLNKIALAPEREGVEDFVRTITGEGVTVALGHSNATFEEAKKAVDAGASVWVHAYNGMRGLTHRELGMVGAMYELPHTTAELICDGHHVDPLACDILMKQKGKENVALITDCMTAGGLEDGDYMLGEFPVVVAEGTARLKSTGNLAGSILKLKDGLKNVVEWGIANPHEAVMMASLNPAKSVHIDDVCGQIREGYDADFIVLDQNLDLVATYLDGVKRYQATN; this is encoded by the coding sequence ATGTCTACATATATTAAAGCAGATCAATTTTATTACCCACATGGGGTTCGCCGCGGAGGCTATTTGGAACTCGTTGATGGCAAGTTTGGAAAACATGTGGAAAGCTTGTCAGAAGGTGCGGATGTGCTGGATTATTCTGGTTACAGCATTGCGCCTGGCCTCGTAGATACCCATATTCACGGATTTGGTGGGGTAGATGTGATGGATAACAATATCGAAGGCACTCTCCATACCATGAGTGAAGGTCTCTTGAGTACAGGGGTTACGAGTTTTTTGCCTACGACCTTGACTTCCTCTTACGAACAACTTTTGGCAGTAACGGAAAATATCGGTGCACGATACAAAGAAGCAACAGGAGCCAAGATTCGCGGGATTTATTTTGAAGGACCTTATTTTACAGAAAAATACAAGGGAGCTCAAAACCCATCTTATATGAAGGATCCAAGTATGGAAGAATTCCGGGCTTGGCAAAAAGCTGCCAATGGTCTGTTGAATAAGATTGCCCTTGCTCCTGAGCGTGAAGGTGTAGAAGACTTTGTTCGGACCATTACAGGAGAAGGGGTGACTGTTGCTTTGGGACACTCCAATGCAACTTTTGAAGAAGCTAAAAAAGCGGTAGATGCAGGTGCGAGTGTCTGGGTGCATGCCTACAATGGTATGCGTGGTTTGACGCACCGTGAACTCGGTATGGTTGGTGCTATGTATGAGTTGCCTCATACAACAGCAGAGTTGATCTGTGATGGCCATCACGTGGATCCGCTAGCGTGTGATATCCTGATGAAACAAAAAGGAAAAGAAAATGTTGCCTTGATTACTGACTGTATGACAGCTGGGGGCTTAGAAGACGGGGACTACATGCTTGGGGAATTCCCGGTTGTGGTCGCTGAAGGGACGGCTCGCTTGAAATCAACTGGTAATCTAGCTGGCTCAATCTTGAAATTGAAAGATGGATTAAAAAATGTTGTAGAGTGGGGGATTGCTAACCCTCACGAAGCAGTGATGATGGCCAGCCTCAATCCGGCAAAATCAGTCCATATTGATGATGTTTGTGGTCAAATTCGCGAAGGGTATGATGCTGACTTCATCGTGCTTGATCAAAATTTGGATCTGGTTGCGACCTATCTCGATGGGGTCAAACGTTACCAGGCGACTAACTAG
- the rbfA gene encoding 30S ribosome-binding factor RbfA, translating into MASHFRTDRVGMEIKREVNEILQKKVRDPRVQGVTITDVQMLGDLSMAKVYYSIMSDLASDNQKAQTGLEKATGTIKRELGRNLKLYKIPDLTFVKDESIEYGNKIDEMLRNLNKD; encoded by the coding sequence ATGGCAAGTCATTTTCGGACAGACCGAGTAGGGATGGAAATCAAGCGTGAAGTCAATGAGATTTTACAAAAGAAAGTCCGTGACCCGCGTGTTCAAGGTGTCACCATTACGGATGTTCAAATGCTAGGTGATTTGTCTATGGCCAAAGTGTATTATTCAATTATGAGTGATTTGGCTTCAGACAATCAAAAGGCTCAGACAGGCCTTGAAAAAGCAACAGGAACCATCAAGCGTGAATTAGGTCGGAATCTGAAATTGTACAAGATTCCAGATCTTACTTTTGTGAAAGACGAATCCATCGAATACGGGAATAAGATCGATGAGATGTTGCGCAATTTGAACAAAGACTAG
- the rnpM gene encoding RNase P modulator RnpM has protein sequence MVKTRKIPLRKSVVSNEIIDKRDLLRIVKNKEGQVFIDPTGKANGRGAYIKLDNEEAALAKKKKVFNRSFNMEVEEAFYDELISYVDHKVKRRELGLE, from the coding sequence ATGGTAAAAACAAGAAAAATCCCTTTAAGAAAATCTGTCGTTTCAAATGAAATTATTGATAAGCGCGATTTGCTCCGCATTGTCAAAAATAAAGAAGGACAAGTCTTTATCGATCCAACTGGCAAAGCCAATGGTCGAGGTGCTTACATCAAGCTAGACAATGAAGAAGCGGCACTTGCTAAGAAAAAGAAAGTTTTTAATCGTAGCTTTAATATGGAAGTGGAAGAAGCTTTCTATGATGAATTGATCTCTTATGTAGATCATAAGGTGAAGAGAAGAGAGTTAGGCCTTGAATAA
- the nusA gene encoding transcription termination factor NusA, translated as MSKEMLEAFRILEEDKGIKKEDIIEAVTESLRSAYRRRYGQSESAAIEFNEKTGDFRVYTVREVVDEVFDSRLEISLKDALAISSAYELGDKIKFEEAPAEFGRVAAQSAKQTIMEKMRKQTRTITYNTYKEHENEIMSGTVERFDNRFIYVNLGSIEAQLSKQDQIPGEVFQSHDRIEVFVYKVEDNPRGVNVFVSRSHPEMIKRLMEQEIPEVYDGTVEIMSVAREAGDRTKVAVRSHNPNVDAIGTIVGRGGSNIKKITSKFHPARYDQKLDRMVPTEENIDVIEWVPDPAEFIYNAIAPAEVDQVIFDDEDSKHALVVVPDNKLSLAIGRRGQNVRLAAHLTGYRIDIKSASEFEEMEAAQETFEDQVESDEEQVD; from the coding sequence ATGAGTAAAGAAATGCTAGAAGCCTTCCGCATTTTGGAAGAAGACAAAGGGATCAAAAAAGAAGATATCATCGAAGCAGTCACAGAATCATTGCGTTCAGCTTATCGCCGTCGTTATGGACAATCAGAAAGTGCAGCGATTGAATTCAATGAAAAAACTGGAGATTTCCGTGTTTATACGGTTCGTGAAGTAGTCGATGAGGTCTTTGATAGCCGTTTAGAAATCAGCTTGAAGGATGCCTTGGCCATTAGCTCTGCTTATGAGTTGGGTGACAAGATCAAGTTTGAAGAAGCACCAGCTGAATTTGGTCGTGTAGCAGCTCAATCTGCTAAACAAACGATCATGGAAAAAATGCGTAAGCAAACGCGCACCATCACCTATAACACTTATAAAGAACATGAAAATGAAATCATGAGTGGAACGGTGGAGCGCTTTGACAATCGGTTTATCTATGTCAATCTTGGTTCGATCGAAGCTCAATTGTCTAAGCAAGACCAAATTCCAGGAGAAGTATTCCAATCTCATGATCGAATTGAAGTATTTGTCTACAAGGTAGAAGATAATCCACGTGGTGTCAATGTCTTTGTTAGCCGAAGCCACCCTGAAATGATCAAACGTTTGATGGAACAAGAAATTCCTGAAGTCTACGATGGAACTGTTGAGATTATGAGTGTAGCGCGTGAAGCTGGAGATCGTACAAAAGTTGCGGTTCGTAGCCATAACCCAAACGTAGATGCGATTGGGACTATCGTTGGTCGTGGTGGATCGAATATTAAAAAGATTACCAGCAAGTTCCACCCAGCTCGATACGATCAAAAATTAGACCGTATGGTTCCGACAGAAGAAAATATCGATGTCATCGAATGGGTTCCAGATCCAGCTGAATTTATCTACAATGCGATCGCTCCTGCAGAAGTGGACCAAGTTATTTTTGATGATGAAGATAGCAAACATGCTCTCGTTGTGGTCCCAGACAACAAATTATCTCTTGCCATTGGTCGTCGTGGTCAAAACGTTCGTTTAGCAGCTCATTTGACTGGTTACCGCATCGATATCAAATCTGCTAGTGAGTTCGAAGAAATGGAAGCAGCTCAGGAAACTTTTGAAGACCAAGTAGAAAGTGACGAAGAGCAAGTCGATTAA
- a CDS encoding aldo/keto reductase, producing MNHYRLNNGVEIPVLGFGTWKAADGEEAYQAVLAALKAGYRHIDTAAIYQNEESVGRAIKDSGLAREDLFITTKLWNTHHTYEDAQAALEESLEKLGLDYVDLYLIHWPNPKSLRENDAWKQRNAEVWRAMEDMLAAGKVRAIGISNFLPHHLEALLGTARVIPAVNQIRLAPGVYQSEAIAASRKHGILLEAWGPFGQGELFQNEQVKEMATKYGKTVAQLALAWSLQEGFLPLPKSVTPERIASNLNCFDFELTADDVELLRHLPVEAGAPDPDTKDF from the coding sequence ATGAATCATTATCGTTTAAATAATGGGGTGGAGATTCCTGTATTGGGATTTGGGACGTGGAAAGCAGCGGATGGAGAAGAAGCCTATCAAGCTGTCTTAGCTGCTTTAAAAGCAGGTTATCGCCATATCGATACAGCTGCGATTTATCAGAATGAAGAGAGTGTGGGTCGGGCCATTAAAGACAGTGGTCTTGCGCGCGAAGACCTGTTTATTACCACCAAACTTTGGAATACTCATCACACCTATGAAGACGCTCAAGCTGCTTTGGAAGAGTCTCTTGAGAAACTAGGCTTGGACTATGTGGATCTTTATTTGATTCATTGGCCAAATCCAAAATCACTTCGAGAAAATGATGCTTGGAAACAACGAAATGCTGAGGTTTGGCGAGCAATGGAAGATATGCTAGCTGCTGGCAAGGTTCGGGCTATTGGTATTAGCAATTTTCTGCCTCATCATTTGGAAGCCCTCCTTGGAACAGCTCGGGTCATTCCGGCTGTGAACCAAATTCGTCTAGCACCTGGGGTTTACCAAAGTGAAGCCATTGCAGCAAGTCGCAAGCATGGCATTTTACTAGAGGCTTGGGGACCTTTTGGCCAAGGAGAATTGTTCCAAAATGAACAAGTAAAAGAAATGGCTACTAAATATGGAAAGACCGTCGCTCAACTAGCCTTGGCTTGGAGTTTGCAAGAAGGTTTCCTTCCATTGCCCAAATCGGTTACACCTGAGCGGATTGCGAGTAATTTAAATTGCTTTGATTTTGAATTGACAGCAGATGATGTGGAACTCCTTCGCCATCTTCCGGTTGAAGCAGGTGCACCAGATCCGGACACCAAAGATTTTTAA
- the rimP gene encoding ribosome maturation factor RimP — MATIATIVDLVTEVIQPAIKEPFELVDVEYGKMGGDYVLSIFVDKPEGITLNDTADLTEIISPLLDQIKPDPFPEQYFLEVTSPGLERPLKTKEALEGAVGKYVNISLYKAVEKQKVFEGNLIGFEEDVLTIEYMDKTRKKTVDIPYNLVSKARLAVKL, encoded by the coding sequence GTGGCAACCATCGCAACGATTGTTGACTTAGTAACAGAAGTGATTCAGCCAGCTATAAAGGAACCATTTGAATTGGTCGATGTTGAATATGGCAAAATGGGTGGTGACTACGTCTTAAGCATTTTCGTAGACAAACCAGAAGGAATCACACTGAATGATACAGCGGATTTGACAGAAATCATCAGTCCGCTATTGGATCAAATCAAACCAGACCCATTTCCAGAACAGTACTTTTTAGAAGTCACCAGTCCTGGCTTGGAGAGACCTTTGAAAACCAAGGAAGCACTCGAGGGAGCTGTTGGTAAGTACGTCAATATTAGCTTGTACAAGGCTGTTGAAAAGCAAAAGGTCTTTGAGGGGAACCTAATAGGTTTTGAAGAGGATGTTTTGACCATTGAGTATATGGATAAAACACGAAAGAAAACAGTGGATATTCCTTATAACCTTGTGTCCAAAGCAAGGTTGGCTGTAAAATTGTAA
- a CDS encoding S8 family serine peptidase yields MNRQERFSLRKYKFGVASVLLGAVLVFGSAQASAEEQAASQTSAGTQLVATTQQAPAEEEHSQATEASTAVASEKVEVAKEVTVAEKTTNTTEAALIEKTEAPKEAATVPETKPEVAEKPVEKATEVASATSSETTNRHEAAEKPQSIESDEIITVPQTWKQGYKGEGMVVAVIDSGLDVNHEVLRITDPSKAKFKNQEEIEAAKKAAGIDYGKWYNDKVVYAYDYFDGTDNIKEAERDSHGMHVTGIATGNPDKEAGNGEKIYGVAPEAQVMFMRVFSDRQKTTGSALYVKAIDDAVALGADTINMSLGSTTGSTVNADSDIVDAIKRARAKGVSVLISAGNSNSFGNGYSRPSAENPDYGLVGNPSTVEDSISVASINNNVITTEVFEVKGLEGNAEADNGKFDYSKSAADADFEKGKEYEYVSVGLGKEDDFKDLDLTGKLALIQRGEIPFSEKIANAFHHGAAGALVYNNVEGSNLGMAIEGDAKKIPSVFISKRYGEALKAGSYKIVFNNTMANRPSPETDQLSDFSSWGVTTDGQLKPDVTAPGGNIFSSLNDNTYGDMSGTSMASPHVAGVAALVKEYLVKNHPELTPEQVSATVKALIMSTAKPHVNKETGVYTSPRQQGAGVVDTAAAVSTDLYVTGENNYPSVTLGNVGDSFTFDVTVHNISDTDRTLKMLVNTDTDEVKDGKFTLRPRKLTETAWPEVTVKAHSSETVTVKVDTSKFTEELSKEMPNGYFLEGFVRFVDPADDGDVVSLPFMGFKGEFQNLPAVEKPIYDLVREGKDGFYYHVPKDLNISSSANVSALVTLQNDLLLTQGKRDGRRITVLGIEENAEGTHSLQLDENGNVRIAISPNEDGNKDLVEYKTVALRNIENLRATVYAASDTEHKNPLWEGTPSDHRKNFFNGDQKNPRSYTLANTTWNGIDANGNAVADGLYDYVIRYTPMVPGAEEQSTTFKVQVDTQKPVITSGYIRFKDGAQQFVARKAKDVGDGGILSEKLVYVTPFDDKGTMVQTSDDKNGTRALENYHVIKANADGSFDLPENIDKKNIYYYVEDFAGNVDYVSLADLVRDQNSGRIQIAVRDAKTNKDLDTMYVYRIKDSNGQYVSVDKTKDINFLNFGHYTAEIFTYDRTEVKFVSSLTQEFDLTEDNSFQTIAFLANTLEYAPVSIRFDQPVSKAATIVLKGADGENFVLPAEKYGKNGFGKSVATGQYTLVATLPTGYELAEEAPVISVVAGRNNNYRIGVISKVDLLAALNNQADVTKTAQYFNASADKKEAYDQALQAAQAALTNKVSQEQVNQALASLEAASQALDGKDSNVAALKEAMQAYDATTKTGRYANAKEKVRRDYDRAFQTVALLAVDPTVKQEQINQALAELSRAEGKLNGKATDFSSLEKYIKEELKFQEKNAKFIYAGNEEKEAYLAAFKDAQTILSNPGASQQDVKDALTALKNAKKKLHGKKPKAARRP; encoded by the coding sequence ATGAATAGACAAGAACGTTTTTCATTAAGAAAATACAAATTTGGTGTAGCCTCAGTTTTATTAGGGGCTGTTTTGGTATTTGGATCTGCACAAGCGAGTGCAGAAGAACAAGCGGCCAGCCAAACGAGTGCTGGAACACAGCTTGTAGCCACTACTCAACAGGCACCTGCTGAAGAAGAGCATTCACAAGCAACAGAAGCAAGTACAGCAGTTGCTAGTGAGAAAGTAGAAGTTGCAAAAGAAGTAACAGTTGCTGAAAAGACAACGAATACAACAGAAGCAGCTCTTATTGAAAAAACAGAAGCTCCGAAAGAAGCAGCTACTGTTCCAGAAACAAAACCGGAAGTAGCAGAAAAACCTGTAGAAAAAGCAACAGAAGTGGCTTCTGCGACAAGTTCAGAAACAACGAATCGCCATGAGGCAGCTGAAAAACCTCAAAGCATCGAAAGTGACGAAATTATTACTGTTCCCCAAACCTGGAAGCAAGGCTATAAAGGGGAAGGGATGGTTGTTGCCGTTATCGACTCTGGCTTGGATGTGAACCACGAGGTTCTTCGGATTACCGATCCTTCAAAAGCTAAGTTTAAAAACCAAGAAGAAATCGAAGCTGCTAAGAAAGCGGCAGGAATTGATTATGGTAAATGGTACAACGACAAGGTTGTCTACGCTTATGACTACTTTGATGGTACCGACAATATCAAAGAGGCCGAAAGAGATTCTCACGGGATGCACGTTACAGGGATTGCAACAGGGAATCCTGATAAAGAAGCAGGAAACGGTGAAAAGATCTATGGTGTAGCACCAGAAGCGCAAGTTATGTTTATGCGTGTCTTTTCAGATCGTCAAAAAACAACAGGATCTGCTCTTTATGTAAAAGCAATTGATGATGCTGTAGCTCTTGGTGCAGATACTATCAACATGAGTCTTGGCTCTACGACTGGTTCTACGGTCAATGCGGATTCAGATATTGTAGATGCCATTAAACGAGCGCGCGCTAAAGGCGTATCTGTCTTAATTTCTGCAGGAAATAGCAATAGCTTTGGAAATGGTTACTCAAGACCTTCTGCTGAAAATCCAGATTATGGTTTGGTCGGAAACCCATCAACGGTAGAGGACTCCATCTCTGTTGCTTCTATCAATAATAATGTTATTACGACAGAAGTATTTGAGGTGAAAGGTCTAGAAGGCAATGCGGAAGCGGATAACGGTAAGTTTGATTACAGTAAATCTGCTGCAGATGCTGATTTTGAAAAAGGCAAAGAGTACGAATATGTGTCAGTTGGTCTTGGAAAAGAAGATGATTTCAAAGATTTGGACCTTACCGGTAAATTAGCTTTAATCCAACGTGGGGAAATTCCCTTCTCAGAAAAGATTGCGAATGCATTCCATCATGGAGCAGCAGGAGCTTTGGTCTACAATAATGTGGAAGGATCTAACCTTGGAATGGCAATTGAAGGAGATGCGAAAAAGATCCCATCTGTCTTTATTTCAAAACGCTATGGGGAAGCTCTTAAGGCAGGTTCCTACAAAATTGTCTTTAACAATACTATGGCCAACCGTCCATCTCCAGAGACAGATCAATTATCTGATTTCTCAAGCTGGGGAGTGACAACAGATGGTCAGTTGAAACCAGATGTCACAGCACCTGGTGGGAATATCTTCTCTTCTTTAAATGACAATACCTACGGGGATATGAGTGGTACTAGTATGGCCTCACCTCACGTAGCTGGTGTTGCAGCCTTGGTTAAAGAATACCTTGTGAAGAACCATCCAGAATTGACTCCTGAACAAGTTTCTGCAACTGTGAAAGCCTTGATTATGTCTACGGCTAAACCACATGTTAACAAAGAAACCGGTGTCTATACGTCTCCACGCCAACAAGGAGCAGGGGTTGTAGACACAGCCGCAGCCGTTTCAACAGACTTGTATGTGACTGGTGAAAACAACTATCCAAGCGTTACTCTTGGTAATGTTGGAGATAGCTTTACCTTTGATGTCACAGTCCACAATATTTCAGATACCGATCGTACCTTGAAAATGTTGGTGAATACTGACACAGATGAAGTGAAGGATGGTAAATTTACCCTACGTCCACGTAAATTAACAGAAACTGCTTGGCCTGAAGTAACCGTGAAAGCACATAGTTCTGAAACAGTTACAGTGAAAGTCGACACAAGTAAATTCACAGAAGAATTAAGCAAAGAAATGCCAAATGGCTATTTCCTTGAAGGATTTGTTCGTTTTGTCGATCCAGCAGATGATGGGGATGTAGTTAGCTTGCCGTTTATGGGATTCAAGGGAGAATTCCAAAACCTTCCAGCTGTTGAAAAACCAATCTATGATTTGGTTCGCGAAGGAAAAGATGGCTTCTACTATCATGTTCCAAAAGATTTGAATATCTCCTCTAGTGCCAATGTTTCTGCGCTTGTTACCCTGCAAAATGACCTTCTCCTCACACAAGGAAAACGAGATGGTCGTCGGATTACAGTTCTTGGTATTGAAGAAAATGCGGAAGGTACACATTCTCTTCAATTAGATGAGAATGGGAATGTTCGCATTGCCATTTCGCCAAATGAAGATGGAAATAAAGACCTCGTTGAATACAAGACAGTCGCCCTTAGAAACATTGAAAACCTTCGTGCAACTGTTTATGCAGCAAGTGATACGGAACATAAAAATCCACTGTGGGAAGGAACTCCATCTGACCATCGTAAGAACTTCTTCAACGGTGACCAAAAGAACCCACGCAGCTACACATTAGCTAATACTACTTGGAATGGTATTGATGCGAATGGGAATGCAGTAGCAGATGGTCTATATGATTATGTCATTCGTTACACACCAATGGTTCCTGGTGCTGAAGAGCAATCAACGACCTTTAAGGTTCAAGTTGATACTCAAAAACCAGTGATCACATCTGGATATATTCGCTTTAAAGATGGGGCACAACAGTTTGTAGCTCGTAAAGCCAAAGATGTTGGAGACGGCGGAATCTTATCTGAAAAACTCGTTTACGTCACACCATTTGATGATAAGGGAACAATGGTCCAAACTAGTGATGATAAGAATGGGACACGTGCCCTTGAAAATTACCATGTCATTAAAGCGAATGCAGATGGTAGTTTCGATCTTCCTGAAAATATCGATAAGAAGAATATCTATTACTACGTAGAGGACTTTGCAGGGAACGTAGACTATGTTTCACTAGCTGATTTAGTTCGGGATCAAAATAGTGGCCGGATTCAAATTGCTGTTCGTGACGCTAAGACGAACAAAGATTTGGATACTATGTATGTTTACCGAATCAAAGATAGTAATGGTCAATATGTGTCAGTTGATAAGACAAAAGATATTAACTTCTTGAACTTTGGTCATTATACTGCAGAAATCTTTACGTATGATCGTACAGAAGTGAAATTTGTCAGCAGCTTGACACAAGAATTTGATTTGACAGAGGATAATAGTTTCCAAACGATTGCTTTTCTTGCCAATACTTTAGAATATGCACCAGTTAGCATCAGATTTGATCAACCGGTTTCAAAAGCAGCTACGATCGTATTAAAAGGGGCAGATGGTGAAAACTTTGTCTTGCCTGCTGAAAAATATGGTAAAAATGGCTTTGGTAAATCTGTAGCAACTGGTCAATATACCTTGGTTGCAACTCTTCCTACAGGCTATGAACTAGCTGAGGAAGCACCAGTGATCTCAGTTGTCGCAGGGCGCAACAACAATTATCGTATTGGAGTGATCTCAAAAGTGGATCTCTTAGCTGCTTTGAACAACCAAGCAGATGTTACAAAGACAGCGCAATATTTCAATGCCAGTGCGGATAAGAAGGAAGCCTATGATCAAGCCTTGCAAGCTGCCCAAGCAGCCTTGACCAACAAGGTTAGTCAAGAGCAAGTCAACCAAGCTCTAGCTAGTCTTGAAGCTGCCAGCCAAGCTTTGGATGGGAAAGATTCAAACGTTGCGGCCTTGAAAGAAGCTATGCAGGCTTACGATGCTACGACTAAAACTGGTCGTTATGCCAATGCCAAAGAAAAAGTACGTCGCGACTACGATCGTGCTTTCCAAACAGTTGCCTTGCTTGCAGTTGATCCAACTGTGAAACAAGAACAAATCAATCAAGCACTTGCTGAGCTTAGCCGTGCGGAAGGAAAATTAAACGGGAAAGCAACTGATTTTTCAAGCCTTGAAAAATACATCAAGGAAGAATTGAAGTTCCAAGAAAAGAATGCTAAATTCATCTATGCTGGAAATGAAGAAAAAGAAGCTTACCTAGCAGCCTTCAAGGATGCGCAAACTATCCTTTCAAATCCAGGAGCAAGCCAACAAGATGTGAAAGATGCTTTGACAGCCTTGAAGAATGCCAAGAAAAAACTTCATGGTAAAAAACCAAAAGCTGCGAGACGTCCATAA
- a CDS encoding Na/Pi cotransporter family protein translates to MSINWQEIVFNFLGGLGLFLYSIKTMGEGLQQAAGDRLRYYIDKYTSNPFLGVLVGIGMTALIQSSSGVTVITVGLVSAGLLTLRQAIGIVMGANIGTTITSFIIGFKLGDYALPMLFIGAVCLFFTKNRLVNNVGRIVFGVGGIFFALNLMSGAMEPLKDLQVFRDYMVQLSKSPILGVFVGSGLTLLIQASSATIGILQNLYASHLIDLKGALPVLFGDNIGTTITAIIASLGANIAAKRVAGAHVAFNVIGTIICLVFLVPFTSLIQWFETTLHLSPEMTIAFAHGTFNITNTIIQFPFIGALAYFVTKLIPGEDEVVKYEPLYLDENLITQAPSIALGNAKKELLHLGGYADKAFSLSYDYIVHQNEKTAEKGHKTEEAINTIDDDLTRYLIRLSSEALSPRESEVLTNILDSSRDLERIGDHAEALINLTDYLIRKKVVFSEAALAELEDIYNQTHQFVEDALKAIEHNDVSLANQLVARHEAIEKLEKRLRKTHIRRLNQGECTPQAGVNFIDIISHYTRVADHAMNLAEKVQIEQI, encoded by the coding sequence ATGTCCATTAACTGGCAGGAAATTGTGTTTAACTTTTTGGGAGGGTTGGGTCTCTTTCTCTATAGTATTAAAACCATGGGAGAAGGACTGCAACAAGCCGCAGGGGACCGTCTTCGCTACTATATTGATAAATATACCAGCAATCCCTTTCTAGGGGTTCTAGTAGGGATTGGGATGACTGCCTTGATTCAGTCGAGTTCAGGGGTTACAGTGATTACGGTCGGTCTGGTGAGTGCAGGACTTCTAACCCTCCGTCAAGCTATTGGTATTGTTATGGGGGCCAATATTGGAACGACTATTACCTCCTTTATCATTGGTTTTAAATTAGGAGACTACGCTCTTCCCATGCTCTTTATCGGAGCGGTTTGTCTCTTCTTTACCAAAAATCGTTTGGTTAATAATGTTGGACGAATCGTTTTTGGTGTCGGTGGTATCTTCTTTGCCCTCAACTTGATGAGTGGGGCTATGGAACCTCTTAAAGATTTGCAAGTCTTTCGTGACTATATGGTGCAGTTAAGTAAAAGTCCTATCTTGGGTGTCTTTGTTGGATCAGGCTTAACACTTTTGATTCAGGCCTCTTCTGCAACCATTGGTATCTTGCAAAATCTCTATGCTAGTCATTTGATTGACCTGAAAGGAGCCCTCCCAGTTCTCTTTGGTGATAATATCGGAACGACCATTACAGCTATCATTGCTTCCTTGGGAGCTAATATTGCGGCCAAACGTGTGGCAGGTGCCCATGTAGCCTTTAATGTTATCGGAACCATTATCTGTCTTGTCTTCCTTGTTCCGTTTACCTCTTTGATTCAATGGTTTGAAACGACTCTTCATTTATCCCCAGAAATGACCATAGCCTTTGCTCACGGAACCTTTAATATAACCAATACCATCATCCAGTTCCCATTCATTGGAGCTTTGGCATACTTTGTGACCAAGCTGATTCCTGGTGAGGATGAGGTTGTCAAATATGAACCGCTCTACTTGGATGAAAACTTGATCACCCAAGCGCCTTCGATTGCTCTTGGAAATGCGAAAAAAGAGTTGCTTCATTTAGGTGGATATGCAGATAAAGCCTTTAGCCTCTCTTATGATTATATTGTTCATCAAAATGAGAAAACAGCTGAAAAGGGTCATAAGACAGAAGAAGCCATCAATACCATCGATGATGATTTGACTCGCTACCTGATTCGTTTGTCAAGTGAAGCCTTGAGTCCGAGAGAAAGTGAAGTTCTCACCAATATCTTGGATTCTTCACGGGATTTGGAGCGGATTGGAGATCACGCGGAAGCCTTGATCAATCTGACCGATTATTTAATTCGTAAGAAAGTGGTCTTTTCAGAAGCGGCCTTGGCTGAATTGGAAGATATTTACAACCAAACCCATCAATTTGTAGAGGATGCTTTGAAAGCTATCGAGCACAATGATGTGAGTCTTGCAAACCAATTGGTAGCACGTCACGAGGCAATTGAAAAATTGGAGAAAAGACTTCGGAAAACTCATATTCGTCGTTTGAACCAAGGTGAATGTACGCCACAAGCCGGAGTGAACTTTATTGATATCATTTCTCACTATACACGTGTTGCAGACCATGCCATGAATCTAGCTGAAAAAGTACAAATCGAGCAAATTTAA